DNA from Acetobacter aceti NBRC 14818:
CGGAAGACAGCTCCATCGACATCAGACCACCATGGGCGAGGGCGTCAAATCCTTTGGGCGGAGGTCCACCCGCATCCACAAACAGAACGGTATTGCCGGATGTCGCTCTCACAAAACGTCCATCGCGCATGTTGCGGGCGAGAATGTTTCCACGCGGCATGGCGCGGGCGATAATCAGATTGATCAGGGCCGGATCATGCGGCCATGTGCCGTTGAACAGGGCAAGACGACCGTCCCCATGACGAAAGGCGCGGAGCACCGGAGCCATGCGATCAAGTGCTGAGGCAAGCGTGGTCGGCATCGGGATACGGGCCGACTGCAGCATCAGGCGCATCTCGGCCAGTTCCCGCAGCACGAGAAGCTGTGCGCCGGGACTGCGGGAGGCATGGCACCCGTCCGGCAGAACCTGCATGTCCAGCTCGGGGTCAATCAGCTTCATGTAGCGGCTGAGAAAGGCTTTCTGCTCCGGAATGGCGACCGCCGTGGCCAGTAGACCCTTCAGGCCGCGCAGGGTCGTCCAGTCATGACGGTCTGTCGGCAGGATGGCGGCAAGCGTCCGGGCTTCGAGGACGATCCTCTGAAGAAGCGCCCGACGATAGTCCTCATCAGCGGAGGCTGCGAAAAAATCGTATTGCGCCAGCCATGCGGCGATACGGGCTCCGGTTGTCGAGGAGTCTTCCAGCAGTGTCATGCCGATGGGCTGGGCAATCCAGTCCGCGACAAGAGCGCGTGCCTGCGCGCGTGCAGACTCTGAACCGAGTTCCCTCAGATCCCGTAACCATTCAAAACTCTGGAACCAGTCGCGAAACAAAGGCGACCATGTTTCGTCAGACCAGACACCTTTCCGGATCGAGATGGTTTCACCGCCGTGGGAGGCTGTACCACGGACAAGCAACTCACCGTTACCGGCATCGCCGGGCCAGAGGTCACGAACAGTCTGTGCCGGAGTGGAGGGGATGGATCTCAGGCCACCCAAAGGACCGAGCAGCGCAAAAGAAAGTCGCGCATCACGCCACCATCGGCCCAGACCCATACTCAAGCTCCTCCTTCAACCGGGATTACACGACTGCGGTTTTTAGTTGCTGTTCCTTAGCGCCCTGATGGCGGCCGCATAATCCTCACGTCCGTAAACCGCGCTTCCTGCAATCAGAACGTCCGCACCTGCGGCAGTGGCTAGAGGAGCGGTTTCCGGATCAATGCCGCCGTCGACGGCCAGCCGGATTGATTTGCCAGATGACTTTATCATGCCGCGCAAGGTGCTGATTTTCCGAAGCTGGCTATGCAGGAATTTCTGCCCGCCAAATCCCGGATTGACGGACATCACAAGAATGAGATCCACTATGTCGAGCACTTCCGACAGGGCTTCCGGCGGTGTGGCAGGGCAGAGCGAAACGCCTGCCTTTACGCCAAGCGCCTGAATGGCCTGTAGGGAACGGTGCAGATGAGGACCGGCCTCCGCATGGACCGTAATATGGTCGGCCCCGGCACTGGCGAATGCTTCCAGATAGGGATCGACGGGCTCGATCATGAGATGCACATCGAACGGCAGCTTCGAGTGGGGACGAAGCGCTTTGACGATGGCCGGACCGAAAGAAATATTCGGCACAAAGTGACCATCCATCACATCCAGATGGACCCAGTCGGCACCGGCTTTTTCTATAGCCGCAACCTCTTCGCCCAGTCGGGCGAAGTCGGCGGCCAGAATGCTCGGTGCAATCAGAGGAGAAGAAATGCTGGTCATGGCCTCGTTATCGGCAAACATCGGAAAGGGCGCAACAGGAGTTCTGAGGGGTTCTGCATAAAATGAGTAAAGCTGGTCTTTGTCGTCTTCTTTTTTGTTACAAATAAAACAGTTTCCTGATGATCACGATGAATTGGCAATCAGTCATTAAGATGGCGAACCGAATGGACTGCTCCTGTTTGTTTCAGACAGGCCGTCAGTTCGAGGCATCAACACCCGGTAGAGGCGTGCAGAAGTTCGATGGTCTGAAAGCAGATCATTACGATCAGGTCGTGAGTCCGAGTAATGGACTGCCTTGGTGTGGAAATCTTTAAAAACACAGCAGATTTACAGGAAAATTATTGATGTCTTCGCGTGAACGGCTTCCGGTAATCTGAACCCCTCACAATCCGGTGCATCAGTCAGTGCACACCGGCTAGCGGGGCTAAAGACAGAAAGAAACATGCCCGGCGCGATTATCCGAAAGACAGGGACGATCACCGGGAACGTGCTGGAAACTGAGAGCAACAGGGGCGCGCCAGACTTTCAGGGCCGCCACTTCCTGCGCAAGCAACTGCGTTTTCGCATCATCCGATTGCGGAAAACCAGCAATAGCCGTTGCGGAAGACAGAGCCGGCATCTCTTTCCAGACCGGCGTGGAAAAAGCCTGAAAGGCTGATGCGGCATCTTCAATCAGCAGAGACAGAGTGCGACTGCCGAAAGCCACGCCTGAAACAGTGGCAAGAGACTGCTTTGCAAGGAACAGTGCGCCAAGCGGAAAGCCCTCACCGCCGCTATAGCTCGCCAGAGCAATGTCTGATGCCTCCGGAAAGCGGAAGAACGTCGTCTGATGACGCCCTGTCCAGGAATCGCCGGAATGAATCATGCAGCCTGTATGAGGGGACGGGATGCGAAAGAACCAGCGTTCGAACAGTTCCTTCTGATACCAGAGCAACCTGCCTGACGGAGAGGTAGCCTGCCTGCTGGTCACAAAATTCAGGACAGCGCGCAACCCCGGAAGAACACCGAGCATCTCACGCCACAGGATGCGTCCTTCCGGCGTATCGATATGCTCTATCCGGGCTGCTTCCATCCCGCTGTCCTTCAGCTTTCCTTGACGAAGCGTGCCGCGAAGAAGCCGTCCATTCCGCCAAGATCCGGCCAGAGACCGGGGTGAGTGCGCACCCATCCTTCAGGCGTCAGGGCCTCGGGAAGATCCTGCATCTCTTCCGGTCTGATCGGGTCGGCTTTCAGTCCGAACTGACCGGCGATCTTGCGGGCCTGATCCGGCCCTTCTTCCTGCTGAAGCGAGCACACGGCGTAAACAAGACGACCGCCCGGTTTCAGCATCCGTGCAGCAGCCGCGAGAAGCCCTGTCTGCGCTTCAATCAGCGCCGCCAGATCACGCGGCCGCTTGATCCACAGTGCATCAGGATGACGACGTGCCGTCCCGGTGGCGGAACACGGCGCATCCAGCAGAATGGCGTCGAGCGGCGCCACCGGCTGCCATGCCGCCGCATCGGCACAGACTGTTTTGACCATGTCGAGCTTCAGGCGCGTGAGATTTTCTTTCAGCCGTTCCAGACGGGCCGGATCACGCTCCAGCGCCGTCACCTGAGCGCCGGTGCAGGCAAGCTGTGCCGTTTTGCCACCGGGAGCCGCACAGAGATCGGCCACATGCTCACCCGGTTTCGCAGCAAGAAGACGTGCCGGAAGAGCGGCAGCGGCGTCCTGCACCCAGAACGTGCCTTCCTCGAAACCGGGCAGATCGGGAACACGGGTTCCAGCCGGGAAGCGCACCGATCCGGTTGGAAGGACAATTCCTTCCTCCATCGGCGGCGCATCGGGCTTCAACGTCAGATCGAGCGGCGCTTCCTGCGCCAGACCGCGGGCGATTCTGCGCGCCACGCCCGGACCGAGATATTTCCACGAAGACCACATCCAGCCGGGGATGTTCAGCCGTTCCTGATCAAGTCCTTCCAGCAGCGTCGCACCCTGTGTGGCGACCTTTCGCAGCACGGCGTTCGCCAGTCCGGCAAAGGGCGCGAGGTCACGGCGACGCAGCAGATTGACCGTGGTGCCAACAGCTGCATGCGGCGGTGTCTCAAGGAACAACAACTGACAGGCGCCAATCAGGAGCGCCACGCGGACAGGTTCCGGAGGCTGCTTGCGGAGGAAAGGCTCGAGTACAGCCGACAGCGTGCCCAGATGACGAAGAGTCGCGGCTCCCAGACGATGGGCAGCCGCACGGTCGCGCGGCTCGGCCTCACGCGCTTCCTGCGACCGGCCGAGCGTCGTTTCCAGCATGCGACGGTTTTCGATGACGCCCCGCACGATGTCGTAAGCGATTTCCCGTGTCGGATCCGGCACAACCGGCGCGGCGGGCGCACGGGAGCGGCCTGATCGGGCCTGTCCGTTTCTGGAGGGGCCGGTCTTTTTCGATCCGTTGCGGGAGCGGGGCTGCGAGGTGTTTGACGGAATGTTCATTGTTCCCGGTGTGAATATCGGATGGCGAGGACATCGCACGTCAGGCTGGCCGGTGCCAGTAGGTTTTTAGCCGCTGGCAGGTTTTTAGCAGTACGTTTTCAGTGAGCGCATTTCGTATTTCACATC
Protein-coding regions in this window:
- a CDS encoding heparinase II/III family protein, which gives rise to MGLGRWWRDARLSFALLGPLGGLRSIPSTPAQTVRDLWPGDAGNGELLVRGTASHGGETISIRKGVWSDETWSPLFRDWFQSFEWLRDLRELGSESARAQARALVADWIAQPIGMTLLEDSSTTGARIAAWLAQYDFFAASADEDYRRALLQRIVLEARTLAAILPTDRHDWTTLRGLKGLLATAVAIPEQKAFLSRYMKLIDPELDMQVLPDGCHASRSPGAQLLVLRELAEMRLMLQSARIPMPTTLASALDRMAPVLRAFRHGDGRLALFNGTWPHDPALINLIIARAMPRGNILARNMRDGRFVRATSGNTVLFVDAGGPPPKGFDALAHGGLMSMELSSGRSQIIVNCGASPRAGWHEALRDAPAHSVLSIPACPPVLWRRDGSVDVRPDVTWEHSVSGIDHMIELASDCYRPVGCGSYRRRLFLSGEGSDLRGEDRLDTAGAPPEFVLRFHLHPSVRVELEETDILLHAGDEVWRFRSNGYSTIEDSIYFGFKDPMPTQQIVVRPSEVQPAVPTVDVNSQPETSPEKPNETVSQQSEAEPTPPPSSESEEEVKEQTPLAKAIEAAKETEDTVDQEKAPGPLSENDASETAQTSDQEDSPAEDGIRKDEASDMELPPPPVPPVLANAIRWAFTRLDA
- the rpe gene encoding ribulose-phosphate 3-epimerase — protein: MTSISSPLIAPSILAADFARLGEEVAAIEKAGADWVHLDVMDGHFVPNISFGPAIVKALRPHSKLPFDVHLMIEPVDPYLEAFASAGADHITVHAEAGPHLHRSLQAIQALGVKAGVSLCPATPPEALSEVLDIVDLILVMSVNPGFGGQKFLHSQLRKISTLRGMIKSSGKSIRLAVDGGIDPETAPLATAAGADVLIAGSAVYGREDYAAAIRALRNSN
- a CDS encoding RsmB/NOP family class I SAM-dependent RNA methyltransferase, giving the protein MNIPSNTSQPRSRNGSKKTGPSRNGQARSGRSRAPAAPVVPDPTREIAYDIVRGVIENRRMLETTLGRSQEAREAEPRDRAAAHRLGAATLRHLGTLSAVLEPFLRKQPPEPVRVALLIGACQLLFLETPPHAAVGTTVNLLRRRDLAPFAGLANAVLRKVATQGATLLEGLDQERLNIPGWMWSSWKYLGPGVARRIARGLAQEAPLDLTLKPDAPPMEEGIVLPTGSVRFPAGTRVPDLPGFEEGTFWVQDAAAALPARLLAAKPGEHVADLCAAPGGKTAQLACTGAQVTALERDPARLERLKENLTRLKLDMVKTVCADAAAWQPVAPLDAILLDAPCSATGTARRHPDALWIKRPRDLAALIEAQTGLLAAAARMLKPGGRLVYAVCSLQQEEGPDQARKIAGQFGLKADPIRPEEMQDLPEALTPEGWVRTHPGLWPDLGGMDGFFAARFVKES